One genomic region from Eublepharis macularius isolate TG4126 chromosome 18, MPM_Emac_v1.0, whole genome shotgun sequence encodes:
- the LOC129345527 gene encoding immunoglobulin superfamily containing leucine-rich repeat protein-like isoform X2, producing MELLICLVATSLFVEAQSCPDVCVCVARRSYGRHIADCSYKDLHAVPAGLPSNATTLTLSVNRITSLQEDSFADVASLQGLWLSYNEISTIGKGTFGSLAALKNLDLSHNQIADFPWQDLRNLIALELLKLSNNWLEKVPREAFYALKHLRSLWLNDNRFTVLSEGTFDSTPLLSLLQINNNPFNCSCKVWWLKQWLESSSVSTPEKESITCATPKNLKGLALGRSLGLDCMVPSVQLTYHSSLDNSVLHDGLNLLLHCSAVGKPQPEIRWKIQTSGQTVAINGPNVEEEGDNLIADARFKESPGRFLVFKNGSMAISKFTKADEGIYTCQAVNDAGSREVSVQVALGSSENPADDLLQNNIQASKPRSKSCDMEELSKSEEKVVYIYLTPVASKTTTGRGILWKSWLWGSFFIVFLLALYT from the coding sequence ATGGAGCTCCTTATCTGCTTAGTAGCCACTTCCCTGTTTGTGGAGGCCCAAAGCTGCCCAGACGTCTGCGTCTGTGTGGCCAGGAGGAGCTATGGCCGTCACATAGCAGATTGCTCTTACAAAGATCTCCACGCAGTTCCTGCCGGCCTACCCTCCAATGCGACAACCCTGACACTGTCCGTCAATCGCATCACCTCCCTACAGGAAGACTCCTTTGCGGACGTTGCCAGTTTGCAGGGCCTGTGGCTGTCCTACAATGAGATCAGCACCATTGGGAAGGGCACCTTTGGCTCCTTGGCTGCGTTGAAGAACCTGGATCTCAGCCACAACCAGATTGCGGATTTCCCCTGGCAGGATCTCCGAAACCTCATAGCTTTGGAGCTGCTGAAGTTGAGCAATAACTGGTTGGAGAAAGTTCCCCGGGAGGCCTTCTATGCATTAAAGCACCTGAGGTCTCTCTGGCTGAATGACAATAGGTTTACTGTTCTCTCCGAGGGAACTTTTGACTCAACACCTTTGCtgtccctgctgcagatcaaCAACAACCCTTTTAACTGCTCCTGCAAGGTCTGGTGGTTGAAACAGTGGCTCGAGAGTTCTTCAGTTTCCACCCCAGAGAAGGAGTCCATCACGTGTGCCACTCCTAAAAACTTGAAAGGTCTTGCTCTCGGGAGGAGTCTGGGTCTGGACTGTATGGTTCCATCTGTGCAGCTGACTTACCATTCCAGCCTGGACAACTCCGTCCTGCATGACGGACTCAATCTTCTGTTGCACTGCAGCGCTGTGGGTAAGCCGCAGCCGGAGATCAGATGGAAAATCCAGACGTCCGGTCAAACGGTAGCGATTAATGGACCAAACGTAGAAGAAGAGGGGGACAACTTGATTGCGGATGCAAGATTCAAGGAGAGCCCAGGGCGTTTTCTAGTTTTCAAGAACGGCTCCATGGCTATCTCTAAGTTCACCAAAGCCGATGAAGGCATCTACACCTGCCAGGCTGTGAATGACGCTGGGTCTCGGGAGGTCTCGGTCCAAGTGGCTTTGGGGAGCTCAGAAAACCCAGCGGATGATCTCCTCCAGAACAACATCCAAGCCAGCAAGCCCAGATCCAAATCCTGTGACATGGAAGAGCTTTCCAAGTCTGAAGAAAAGGTTGTCTACATTTACCTTACACCGGTGGCATCAAAGACCACCACTGGCAGAGGAATTCTTTGGAAGTCGTGGCTATGGGGCAGCTTCTTTATagttttcttgcttgctttgtATACTTAA
- the LOC129345527 gene encoding immunoglobulin superfamily containing leucine-rich repeat protein-like isoform X1 yields the protein MFIQFFGWNSEEDGKESLQRGDKIMELLICLVATSLFVEAQSCPDVCVCVARRSYGRHIADCSYKDLHAVPAGLPSNATTLTLSVNRITSLQEDSFADVASLQGLWLSYNEISTIGKGTFGSLAALKNLDLSHNQIADFPWQDLRNLIALELLKLSNNWLEKVPREAFYALKHLRSLWLNDNRFTVLSEGTFDSTPLLSLLQINNNPFNCSCKVWWLKQWLESSSVSTPEKESITCATPKNLKGLALGRSLGLDCMVPSVQLTYHSSLDNSVLHDGLNLLLHCSAVGKPQPEIRWKIQTSGQTVAINGPNVEEEGDNLIADARFKESPGRFLVFKNGSMAISKFTKADEGIYTCQAVNDAGSREVSVQVALGSSENPADDLLQNNIQASKPRSKSCDMEELSKSEEKVVYIYLTPVASKTTTGRGILWKSWLWGSFFIVFLLALYT from the exons ATGTTTATACAGTTTTTTGGCTGGAACTCTGAAGAAGACGGGAAGGAGAGCCTACAAAGAG GGGACAAAATAATGGAGCTCCTTATCTGCTTAGTAGCCACTTCCCTGTTTGTGGAGGCCCAAAGCTGCCCAGACGTCTGCGTCTGTGTGGCCAGGAGGAGCTATGGCCGTCACATAGCAGATTGCTCTTACAAAGATCTCCACGCAGTTCCTGCCGGCCTACCCTCCAATGCGACAACCCTGACACTGTCCGTCAATCGCATCACCTCCCTACAGGAAGACTCCTTTGCGGACGTTGCCAGTTTGCAGGGCCTGTGGCTGTCCTACAATGAGATCAGCACCATTGGGAAGGGCACCTTTGGCTCCTTGGCTGCGTTGAAGAACCTGGATCTCAGCCACAACCAGATTGCGGATTTCCCCTGGCAGGATCTCCGAAACCTCATAGCTTTGGAGCTGCTGAAGTTGAGCAATAACTGGTTGGAGAAAGTTCCCCGGGAGGCCTTCTATGCATTAAAGCACCTGAGGTCTCTCTGGCTGAATGACAATAGGTTTACTGTTCTCTCCGAGGGAACTTTTGACTCAACACCTTTGCtgtccctgctgcagatcaaCAACAACCCTTTTAACTGCTCCTGCAAGGTCTGGTGGTTGAAACAGTGGCTCGAGAGTTCTTCAGTTTCCACCCCAGAGAAGGAGTCCATCACGTGTGCCACTCCTAAAAACTTGAAAGGTCTTGCTCTCGGGAGGAGTCTGGGTCTGGACTGTATGGTTCCATCTGTGCAGCTGACTTACCATTCCAGCCTGGACAACTCCGTCCTGCATGACGGACTCAATCTTCTGTTGCACTGCAGCGCTGTGGGTAAGCCGCAGCCGGAGATCAGATGGAAAATCCAGACGTCCGGTCAAACGGTAGCGATTAATGGACCAAACGTAGAAGAAGAGGGGGACAACTTGATTGCGGATGCAAGATTCAAGGAGAGCCCAGGGCGTTTTCTAGTTTTCAAGAACGGCTCCATGGCTATCTCTAAGTTCACCAAAGCCGATGAAGGCATCTACACCTGCCAGGCTGTGAATGACGCTGGGTCTCGGGAGGTCTCGGTCCAAGTGGCTTTGGGGAGCTCAGAAAACCCAGCGGATGATCTCCTCCAGAACAACATCCAAGCCAGCAAGCCCAGATCCAAATCCTGTGACATGGAAGAGCTTTCCAAGTCTGAAGAAAAGGTTGTCTACATTTACCTTACACCGGTGGCATCAAAGACCACCACTGGCAGAGGAATTCTTTGGAAGTCGTGGCTATGGGGCAGCTTCTTTATagttttcttgcttgctttgtATACTTAA
- the LOC129345840 gene encoding immunoglobulin superfamily containing leucine-rich repeat protein 2-like: MRGALVLRAWLAAAAWLAGPSGGCPEPCACVDKYAQQFADCAYKELEAVPAGLPSNVTTLSLSANKISALRRGSFAEVTQVTSLWLAHNRIGAIEAGTLAILAQLKNLDVSHNQIVDFPWGDLRNLSALQLLKMNNNRMGHLPGDAFRTLRDLRSLRINNNQFSAVAEGTFEPLTSLSHLQIYNNPFNCTCQLMWLKNWTENTLISIPERDSISCAAPEKLRGIPLARIPYLQCAPPLVQLSYHPNLDRTRLYYGFTLALHCKATGLPQPEVSWRVQTAGQTLEIQSPASEGDGNALPAEGARAEQERFRAFGNGTLLIPHLSKKEEGTYTCLAANEVGSNQTSVNVAVADPQKDPGGPLADPKAQPGGRKAADGKASKNSVMKPEERSKPAQARPTARTYHPAGPPNASAAEGAPFQPPNFERKCGSSEATRYVSNHAFNQSGDLKPHHFDLGVIALDVSEREAKVQITPFYTQSEKVHLRMLYLCQERRGSHAVVQWSEVEEGVNAYWFQGLLPGTNYSVCMTYVGEDCQVQVVFTTKREVPSLLIIVVVSIFLLGLATIPLVGATCCHLLSKYHGKTYKLIMKAQNPDQMEKHMAADFDPRASYLESERHYGPSEGGEGEEEEEEEEGGEERRREESLGTGSLPESQSKTNPEEFEVRSEYSDRLPLGAEAVTISQEINGNYKQPAR, from the coding sequence ATGCGCGGGGCGCTGGTGCTGCGCGCCTGGCTGGCGGCGGCCGCCTGGCTGGCGGGCCCGAGCGGCGGCTGCCCGGAGCCGTGCGCCTGTGTGGACAAGTACGCGCAGCAGTTCGCCGACTGCGCCTACAAGGAGCTGGAAGCCGTGCCGGCGGGGCTGCCGTCTAACGTGACCACGCTGAGCCTGTCGGCCAACAAGATCTCCGCCCTGCGCCGGGGCTCCTTCGCGGAGGTGACGCAGGTGACCTCGCTGTGGCTGGCGCACAACCGGATCGGGGCCATCGAGGCGGGCACGCTGGCCATCCTGGCGCAGCTGAAGAACCTCGACGTCAGCCACAACCAGATCGTGGACTTCCCTTGGGGAGACCTGCGCAACCTGAGCGCGCTGCAGCTGCTCAAGATGAACAACAACCGCATGGGCCACCTGCCCGGCGACGCCTTCCGCACCCTGCGCGACCTGCGCTCGCTCCGCATCAACAACAACCAGTTCAGCGCCGTGGCCGAGGGCACCTTCGAGCCGCTCAcctccctctcccacctccagatCTACAACAACCCCTTCAACTGCACCTGCCAGCTCATGTGGCTGAAGAACTGGACCGAGAACACCCTCATCTCCATCCCGGAGAGGGACTCCATCAGCTGCGCCGCCCCGGAGAAGCTGCGCGGCATCCCGCTGGCCCGCATCCCCTACTTGCAGTGCGCGCCCCCGCTCGTCCAGCTCTCCTACCACCCCAACCTGGACCGCACCCGGCTGTACTACGGCTTCACCCTCGCTTTGCACTGCAAAGCCACCGGCCTGCCCCAGCCCGAGGTCAGCTGGCGAGTCCAGACGGCCGGTCAGACGCTGGAGATCCAAAGCCCGGCCTCGGAAGGAGACGGGAACGCGCTGCCCGCCGAGGGCGCCCGGGCAGAGCAGGAGCGATTCCGAGCTTTCGGCAACGGCACCCTCCTCATCCCCCACCTCAGCAAGAAAGAAGAAGGCACCTACACGTGCCTGGCCGCCAACGAGGTGGGCAGCAACCAAACCTCCGTCAACGTGGCCGTGGCTGACCCCCAGAAAGACCCCGGAGGCCCGCTGGCCGACCCCAAAGCCCAGCCCGGGGGGAGGAAGGCGGCGGACGGCAAGGCCTCCAAGAATAGCGTCATGAAGCCCGAGGAGAGGAGCAAGCCGGCCCAGGCCAGGCCCACGGCCAGGACCTACCACCCCGCCGGCCCTCCCAACGCCAGCGCCGCCGAGGGCGCGCCCTTCCAGCCCCCCAACTTCGAGAGGAAGTGCGGCTCCAGCGAGGCCACCCGCTACGTCTCCAACCACGCCTTCAACCAGAGCGGGGACCTCAAGCCCCACCACTTCGACCTGGGGGTCATCGCCCTGGACGTCTCGGAGCGGGAGGCCAAGGTCCAGATCACCCCCTTCTACACCCAGTCGGAGAAGGTGCACCTGCGGATGCTCTACCTGTGCCAGGAGCGGCGGGGGAGCCACGCAGTGGTGCAGTGGTCCGAGGTGGAGGAGGGCGTCAACGCCTACTGgttccaggggctgctgccgggcaCTAACTACTCGGTCTGCATGACCTACGTCGGGGAGGACTGCCAGGTGCAGGTGGTCTTCACCACCAAGCGGGAGGTGCCCTCGCTGCTGATCATCGTGGTGGTCAGCATCTTCCTGCTGGGGCTGGCCACCATCCCCCTGGTGGGGGCCAcctgctgccacctcctctcCAAGTACCACGGCAAGACCTACAAGCTCATCATGAAGGCGCAGAACCCGGACCAGATGGAGAAGCACATGGCGGCCGATTTCGACCCCCGGGCTTCCTACCTGGAGTCGGAAAGGCATTACGGCCCCAgcgaggggggagagggggaggaagaggaggaggaggaggaaggcggGGAGGAGCGCAGGAGGGAGGAGAGCCTGGGCACCGGCTCCCTCCCCGAATCCCAGTCCAAAACCAACCCGGAGGAGTTCGAAGTGCGCTCGGAGTACAGCGACCGGCTGCCTCTGGGGGCCGAGGCGGTGACCATCTCCCAAGAGATCAATGGCAACTACAAGCAGCCGGCCCGCTGA